One genomic segment of Amycolatopsis sp. Hca4 includes these proteins:
- a CDS encoding NADP-dependent oxidoreductase, translating to MSTATEIRLASRPEGVPTHDNFEIVDTEVPTPGANQILVRNLIMSVDPAMRGRMRDVKSYAPPFQVGEVMSGGAVGEVVESNVDDVKAGDHVLHQAGWRTHAVLDAGRYVKVDAAAAPLSTYLGVLGMPGLTAYAGLLESAEFKPGDTVFVSGAAGAVGSLVGQIAKLKGAKRVIGSAGSAEKVRHLIDDLGFDAAFNYKDGPVAEQLHKAAPEGIDVYFDNVGGEHLEAAIDAITVHGRIAVCGMISTYNATEPTPAPRNLTQVIAKRLTIRGLLVIDHWHLQQQFVAEIAPLVSSGEIKYSETFVDGIRNAPDAFLGLLSGANTGKMLVRIAD from the coding sequence ATGAGCACGGCGACCGAAATCCGGCTGGCTTCGCGTCCGGAAGGCGTGCCGACGCACGACAACTTCGAGATCGTCGACACCGAGGTGCCGACGCCGGGCGCGAACCAGATCCTGGTGCGCAACCTGATCATGAGCGTCGACCCGGCGATGCGCGGCCGGATGCGGGACGTCAAGTCCTACGCGCCGCCGTTCCAGGTCGGCGAGGTCATGTCCGGCGGGGCGGTCGGCGAGGTCGTCGAGTCGAACGTCGACGACGTCAAGGCCGGTGACCACGTGCTGCACCAGGCCGGCTGGCGCACCCACGCCGTGCTCGACGCGGGCCGGTACGTCAAGGTCGATGCGGCCGCGGCGCCGCTGTCGACGTACCTCGGCGTGCTCGGCATGCCGGGCCTGACCGCGTACGCGGGCTTGCTGGAGTCGGCCGAGTTCAAGCCGGGCGACACGGTGTTCGTTTCGGGCGCGGCCGGCGCGGTCGGCTCGCTGGTGGGGCAGATCGCGAAGCTGAAGGGCGCCAAGCGCGTCATCGGCTCGGCCGGTTCGGCGGAGAAGGTCCGGCACCTGATCGACGACCTCGGCTTCGACGCCGCCTTCAACTACAAGGACGGCCCGGTCGCCGAGCAGCTGCACAAGGCGGCTCCGGAGGGTATCGACGTCTACTTCGACAACGTCGGCGGTGAGCACCTCGAAGCGGCGATCGACGCGATCACCGTGCACGGCCGGATCGCCGTCTGCGGGATGATCTCCACATACAACGCGACCGAGCCGACGCCGGCGCCGCGCAACCTCACGCAGGTCATCGCCAAGCGGCTGACCATCCGCGGCCTGCTGGTGATCGACCACTGGCACCTGCAGCAGCAGTTCGTCGCCGAGATCGCGCCGCTGGTCAGCTCGGGTGAGATCAAGTACTCGGAGACGTTCGTCGACGGCATCCGCAACGCGCCGGACGCCTTCCTCGGGCTGCTGTCGGGTGCCAACACCGGCAAGATGCTGGTCCGCATCGCCGACTAG